Proteins encoded by one window of Leptospira barantonii:
- a CDS encoding helix-turn-helix domain-containing protein — MWIDEIIREVLYFGSGLAFLVAFQKLLTVSSQRENRLLALLFSSLGIILFTSSNVIGEVDQKYPHSIFLLLTSFSMIGPLTLLYTHSLLYPNQNLNKDIRIHFILPFVFLILEILFFTRPSADVILDLKEFREIRYGHFLAISFLITTATTTAYFFARYGMLLSVFEIPEIRTQIRFIFILATITMIAMYCLVFGFMGGMDFLFSIGALLVAWIVVLLFLAPARYPDFFAPLTKEVRKRKYEKSLLIGLDLSLLELRIEELMRDKKLYRDPELTLTALSDDLGVKPYQLTEFLNDRLQTGFYGYVNRYRIEEAVSLLNENPEQDILSICYFVGFNSKSSFNDSFRKITGKTPSQSRKKEIV; from the coding sequence ATGTGGATTGACGAGATCATACGCGAGGTCCTTTATTTCGGAAGCGGACTTGCGTTCCTGGTCGCGTTTCAAAAATTACTGACCGTTTCCAGCCAAAGGGAAAACCGTTTACTGGCTCTTTTGTTTTCCTCGCTCGGAATCATCCTGTTCACATCGTCGAACGTGATCGGAGAAGTGGATCAAAAATATCCGCATTCCATTTTTCTGTTATTGACTTCGTTCTCCATGATCGGCCCTCTTACGTTGCTTTATACTCATTCCCTGCTATATCCGAATCAAAATCTAAACAAGGACATTCGAATTCACTTCATTCTTCCCTTTGTATTCTTGATACTGGAGATCCTGTTTTTTACGCGACCATCGGCGGATGTAATCCTCGATTTGAAAGAATTTAGGGAGATTCGATACGGACATTTTCTTGCGATTTCGTTTCTAATTACGACGGCCACGACGACCGCATATTTTTTTGCGAGATACGGAATGCTTTTGAGCGTATTCGAAATTCCCGAAATTCGAACTCAGATCCGATTCATTTTTATTTTGGCGACGATCACGATGATCGCCATGTACTGTCTCGTATTCGGGTTTATGGGAGGAATGGACTTTCTATTTTCGATCGGCGCGTTGCTTGTGGCTTGGATCGTAGTTCTTTTATTTTTGGCGCCCGCGCGTTATCCTGACTTTTTCGCGCCTTTGACCAAGGAAGTCCGCAAACGAAAATACGAAAAATCTCTGTTGATCGGACTCGACCTTTCCTTACTCGAACTCAGAATCGAAGAATTGATGCGGGACAAAAAACTCTACAGAGATCCGGAACTGACGTTAACCGCTCTTTCGGACGATCTCGGAGTCAAACCCTATCAATTGACGGAATTCCTAAACGATCGTCTTCAAACCGGCTTTTACGGATACGTCAATCGATACAGAATCGAAGAAGCGGTCTCGTTGTTGAATGAAAATCCCGAACAGGACATTCTTTCGATCTGTTATTTCGTGGGATTCAATTCCAAGTCTTCGTTTAACGATTCGTTTCGAAAGATCACCGGAAAAACTCCGAGCCAATCCAGAAAAAAAGAAATCGTATAA
- a CDS encoding MBL fold metallo-hydrolase, with product MKKNKQLPPKLLAILRSIRSIAFVFFTLSIAFNILTCISLNVSNEREERIRASRNWKDGKFVNPQPLINDIGSSLVSMFLKDEHVSPKNPIDYEKTDVSVLLSEPESGLRVTWFGHSSTLVEIDGTKVLTDPIWSDRTSPVSWAGPKRWYDAPLSFQDLPKIDAVVISHNHYDHLDRQTALMLNEKGVTFVVPLGVASHLIDWGISSSKIRELDWWEETKIGNLKIVCIPARHASGRFLFDKDEHLWAGYALLGDKHRVYYSGDTGLFPAMKEIGNKYGPFDLTMIETGQYNQAWPDWHIGPEQAVIAHKMVNGKTMLPVHWALFELASHSWTEPIERVLVKAKELNIAVATPKPGQSFEPEIKKEFSRWWPDLPWKTAKENPIVSTQTE from the coding sequence TTGAAAAAGAACAAACAGCTTCCGCCGAAACTTCTCGCCATTCTTCGATCGATCCGATCGATTGCTTTCGTATTTTTCACCCTTTCGATCGCGTTCAATATTCTTACCTGTATCAGTTTGAACGTTTCGAACGAGAGAGAGGAAAGAATCCGCGCTTCCCGGAATTGGAAGGACGGAAAATTCGTAAATCCTCAGCCATTGATAAACGACATCGGTAGCAGTCTTGTTTCGATGTTTTTGAAAGACGAACACGTAAGTCCTAAAAATCCGATCGACTACGAAAAGACGGACGTCTCCGTTTTGTTAAGCGAACCGGAAAGCGGATTACGCGTCACCTGGTTCGGACATTCCTCCACTCTCGTGGAAATCGACGGGACAAAGGTTCTTACCGATCCGATCTGGTCCGATCGTACTTCTCCCGTTAGCTGGGCGGGTCCGAAACGTTGGTATGACGCTCCTCTTTCCTTTCAGGATCTTCCGAAAATCGACGCGGTTGTGATCTCGCACAATCACTACGACCATCTCGATCGCCAAACGGCTCTTATGTTAAACGAAAAGGGAGTTACGTTCGTGGTTCCTCTCGGGGTCGCGAGTCATCTGATCGATTGGGGAATTTCGAGTTCTAAAATTCGAGAGTTGGATTGGTGGGAAGAAACCAAGATCGGAAACTTAAAGATCGTATGTATTCCCGCAAGACACGCATCGGGCCGTTTTCTTTTTGATAAGGACGAACATCTTTGGGCGGGTTACGCTCTTCTGGGAGACAAACATCGAGTTTATTATTCGGGAGACACGGGTTTATTTCCGGCGATGAAGGAGATCGGAAACAAATACGGTCCGTTCGATCTTACGATGATCGAAACCGGTCAATACAATCAGGCCTGGCCGGATTGGCATATCGGTCCGGAACAAGCCGTGATCGCTCATAAGATGGTAAACGGAAAAACGATGTTGCCCGTTCACTGGGCGTTGTTCGAACTCGCTTCACATTCTTGGACGGAACCGATCGAACGCGTTTTGGTCAAAGCCAAAGAATTGAACATCGCCGTAGCCACTCCGAAACCCGGTCAGAGCTTCGAACCGGAAATCAAAAAAGAATTTTCCCGTTGGTGGCCCGATCTTCCTTGGAAAACCGCGAAGGAAAATCCGATCGTTTCCACACAAACGGAATAA
- a CDS encoding helix-turn-helix domain-containing protein, translated as MSKTEIKPPVFDLAESLPAKKDPLFYVGRLEDLPPSFREYDSSHRHTYFALFFFREGKGTHTIDFKEVPIDSNSLFFLKPGQVHSWKFQKPVRGYALKIAPEFYSELGETMNALREFPFFSFENDLPKITVEDPQRLISDFQRLAEEHGSASDPKMLFALIQVILHQVKKEYENSFRILGTNKNSSVVVSFQGLLEEHFLKERNTNFYSRRLGIAPNTLNRICHDSLGKSVKSVIHERVTLEIKRLLLHSNLNITQISYELGFDDIAYFSRYFKLRSGFSPERFRESRTKNTTK; from the coding sequence ATGTCCAAAACAGAAATCAAACCGCCCGTGTTCGATCTTGCGGAATCGCTTCCCGCAAAAAAAGATCCTTTGTTTTATGTGGGGCGTTTGGAAGATCTTCCGCCTTCGTTTCGGGAATACGATAGTTCTCATAGACATACATACTTCGCGCTTTTTTTCTTTCGGGAAGGAAAGGGAACGCATACGATCGACTTTAAAGAAGTTCCGATCGACTCGAACTCTCTATTCTTTTTGAAACCGGGTCAGGTTCATTCTTGGAAATTTCAAAAACCGGTTCGTGGATACGCTCTGAAGATCGCTCCGGAATTTTATTCGGAACTTGGAGAAACGATGAACGCTCTGAGAGAATTTCCTTTTTTCTCCTTCGAAAACGATCTGCCGAAAATCACAGTCGAAGATCCGCAAAGATTGATTTCGGATTTTCAAAGATTGGCGGAAGAACACGGAAGCGCTTCCGATCCTAAGATGTTGTTCGCCTTGATTCAGGTGATTCTTCATCAGGTCAAAAAGGAATACGAGAACTCATTCAGAATTTTGGGAACTAACAAAAACTCTTCGGTCGTAGTTTCGTTTCAGGGATTGCTCGAAGAACATTTTTTGAAAGAACGCAATACGAACTTCTATTCCAGAAGACTCGGGATCGCTCCGAATACTCTCAATCGGATCTGTCACGATTCTCTCGGTAAGTCGGTCAAATCCGTGATTCACGAACGGGTGACACTCGAAATCAAACGTCTTCTTCTACATTCGAATTTGAATATTACACAAATATCATACGAATTGGGTTTTGATGACATCGCTTATTTCAGTCGCTACTTTAAACTTAGGTCCGGATTTTCACCCGAGAGGTTTCGGGAATCGAGGACGAAAAACACAACAAAATAG
- a CDS encoding response regulator yields the protein MKTKNIKIGIVENDENYKNQILKVLESVPDVEEILHWESAESFWKDPKGSSLDLVFLDIMLPGMNGVDLAAKLSERDPSISKIMLSNMNSDELIYNSLRYGAIGYILKSELKDIIEVIDTVLRGGAIITPTIAFRVLNNFKLKKVGDGIKLTNKEKQILDHMVMGKTINRVAEFLGVSKYTIQHHVKNIYKKLNVHNRAELVKKASDFGLLPLSGSGIGEN from the coding sequence ATGAAAACAAAAAACATCAAAATCGGAATTGTAGAAAACGACGAAAACTATAAAAACCAAATCCTAAAAGTTTTGGAATCGGTTCCGGATGTGGAGGAAATTCTTCATTGGGAATCCGCCGAATCTTTCTGGAAGGATCCGAAAGGAAGTTCATTGGACCTCGTATTTTTAGACATCATGCTTCCGGGAATGAACGGAGTCGATCTCGCCGCGAAACTTTCGGAAAGAGATCCTTCGATCAGCAAGATCATGTTGAGCAATATGAACTCGGACGAACTCATCTACAATTCACTTCGATACGGGGCGATCGGTTATATTCTCAAATCGGAACTCAAAGACATTATCGAGGTAATAGATACGGTGCTTCGAGGAGGCGCAATCATCACGCCTACCATCGCGTTCCGAGTATTGAACAACTTCAAACTCAAGAAAGTCGGAGACGGGATCAAACTTACGAATAAGGAAAAGCAGATCTTAGACCACATGGTTATGGGAAAAACCATCAATCGAGTCGCGGAGTTTCTCGGAGTGAGCAAATACACGATCCAACATCATGTAAAGAATATATACAAAAAATTGAATGTTCACAACAGAGCCGAGCTCGTAAAAAAGGCCAGCGATTTCGGCCTTCTTCCCTTATCCGGCTCGGGAATCGGAGAAAATTAA
- a CDS encoding MarR family winged helix-turn-helix transcriptional regulator — MKEKITKESIDAWAAGLKFYTAASAKIESDLAKSNAISLTWYDVLYSVYMKPKKRSRMSDIAREIILSKSALTRSVDKLVAEGFLKRERSEEDAREFIVEITASGTQALREAWPIYGNGIIEHYTSKLTLKETNELLRIFRKLNETKS; from the coding sequence ATGAAGGAAAAAATTACGAAAGAATCGATCGATGCCTGGGCGGCCGGTTTGAAGTTTTATACCGCCGCATCCGCAAAAATCGAGTCGGATCTCGCAAAATCGAACGCGATTTCCCTGACTTGGTACGACGTTCTCTATTCGGTTTATATGAAACCGAAAAAACGATCCAGGATGTCCGATATAGCCCGTGAAATCATTCTCAGCAAAAGCGCGTTGACCCGATCTGTGGATAAACTCGTCGCGGAAGGTTTTTTAAAAAGGGAAAGAAGCGAAGAGGACGCAAGGGAATTCATCGTGGAAATCACCGCTTCCGGAACGCAGGCTCTTCGAGAAGCTTGGCCGATCTACGGAAATGGAATCATCGAACACTACACGTCCAAACTGACTCTCAAAGAAACGAACGAACTTCTAAGAATTTTCAGAAAGTTGAATGAAACAAAATCGTAA
- a CDS encoding SnoaL-like domain protein encodes MTTKQNIEKNVHRLNEMILSGDVIPAFEEFYHPLVVMQENTMAPTVGFDANLSREKDFVSKVKWNRAEVLSTIVDGERDRSVVEWELDYVHKDWGHIKATQASVQTWKDGKIIHERFYYTVG; translated from the coding sequence ATGACCACAAAACAAAACATCGAGAAAAATGTTCACAGATTGAACGAGATGATTCTTTCCGGAGACGTGATTCCGGCTTTCGAAGAATTCTATCATCCTCTCGTCGTGATGCAGGAAAACACGATGGCGCCTACCGTAGGGTTCGACGCGAATCTTTCCCGCGAAAAGGATTTCGTTTCCAAGGTGAAATGGAACCGCGCGGAGGTTTTGAGCACGATCGTAGACGGGGAACGTGATAGAAGCGTCGTTGAATGGGAACTAGACTACGTTCATAAGGACTGGGGGCATATTAAGGCTACTCAAGCCAGCGTTCAAACCTGGAAAGACGGTAAGATCATCCACGAAAGATTTTACTACACCGTCGGCTGA
- the amt gene encoding ammonium transporter has translation MPKTNFDILWIILSSGLVFFMQAGFLCLESGLTRTKNSINVAIKNITDFGIATLIFYAVGFGLMFGKSANGFFGIDTFFPEFSTQDPNVAVFFLFQLMFCGTAATIVSGAVAERMKFGAYIVVTAVISAFIYPIFGHWVWGKDLTQWEVSTGWLGRLGFIDFAGSTVVHSVGGWVGLAAMKILGNRSGRYGEDGSIRNITGHNLPLAMLGTLILWLGWIGFNGGSTLAFTAAVPKIIVNTMFAAVSGMASSLIYGWIRLQYAEATLPLNGALAGLVAITASCHAVSSIDSVVIGLVAGILMFETRSFLDRIKIDDAVGAIPVHLAAGIWGTLAVGIFGNLEILGTGLGRLDQIQVQLIGIASCGALAFGLSYIILSVINKFFPFRVSEQNEYKGLNYTEHRATTELIDLFLEMEYQKRTGDLSKDLSIEPFTEVGQIAERYNSVLSKIRLNIREKEVLAKELEDNLNLIQSDLSTAKKIQSGIISHKDRTLGELEVIVRYLPLSEVGGDFFDIMELKPGLTRVFLADATGHGVQAALITMAIKAIYESLKRGIYSVTEILYHLNNEFLHTFKNLNQFFTCIVLDIDTNSGNVRYASAGHIPQYLIGEEGIQKLEKTGRIVGAISKTQYTSKDVKITPNSKLVLFTDGLVEQWNIDKEEFGEERVENLIHSLNTQSIRDGIDSLLSEQEKFLSGVSKQDDISVIGINWKGV, from the coding sequence ATGCCCAAAACGAATTTCGACATACTCTGGATCATTCTTTCTTCGGGACTTGTGTTCTTTATGCAAGCGGGCTTTCTTTGTCTCGAATCCGGTTTAACAAGAACCAAAAACTCGATTAACGTCGCCATCAAAAACATCACGGACTTCGGAATCGCGACTTTGATTTTTTATGCAGTCGGTTTCGGTTTGATGTTCGGTAAAAGTGCGAACGGATTTTTCGGAATCGATACATTCTTCCCTGAATTTTCAACTCAGGATCCGAACGTAGCCGTATTCTTTTTGTTTCAACTGATGTTTTGTGGAACAGCCGCGACGATCGTTTCGGGAGCGGTCGCGGAAAGAATGAAGTTCGGCGCATACATCGTCGTCACCGCCGTTATCTCCGCGTTTATCTATCCGATCTTCGGTCATTGGGTTTGGGGCAAGGACTTAACCCAATGGGAAGTTTCAACGGGTTGGCTCGGAAGATTGGGCTTTATCGACTTTGCGGGTTCAACGGTCGTTCATAGCGTAGGCGGTTGGGTCGGTCTCGCGGCGATGAAAATCTTAGGGAACCGATCCGGAAGATACGGAGAAGACGGATCGATCCGAAACATCACGGGACACAATCTTCCTTTGGCGATGCTCGGAACCCTGATTCTTTGGTTGGGATGGATCGGCTTCAACGGAGGGAGCACGTTAGCGTTCACAGCGGCGGTTCCGAAGATCATCGTAAATACGATGTTCGCCGCGGTAAGCGGAATGGCGTCTTCCCTGATCTACGGTTGGATCCGCCTTCAATATGCGGAAGCCACTCTTCCCTTAAACGGAGCTCTTGCCGGTCTCGTCGCTATCACAGCGTCTTGTCACGCGGTAAGTTCGATCGATTCCGTCGTCATCGGATTAGTTGCAGGAATTCTAATGTTCGAAACCAGATCCTTTTTGGATCGAATCAAAATCGACGACGCGGTGGGTGCGATTCCGGTTCACTTAGCGGCCGGGATTTGGGGAACTCTTGCCGTGGGAATTTTTGGAAATCTGGAAATACTCGGAACGGGTCTTGGGCGTTTGGATCAGATTCAAGTTCAGTTGATCGGAATCGCATCCTGCGGTGCGCTCGCCTTCGGACTCAGCTATATCATCCTAAGCGTCATCAACAAATTTTTTCCATTTCGTGTTTCCGAACAAAACGAATACAAGGGGCTCAACTATACCGAACACAGGGCCACGACCGAATTGATCGATCTTTTCCTCGAGATGGAATATCAAAAAAGAACCGGTGATTTGAGCAAGGACCTATCGATAGAACCTTTCACGGAAGTCGGACAAATCGCCGAAAGATACAATTCCGTATTAAGCAAAATCAGATTGAACATACGAGAAAAGGAAGTTCTCGCAAAAGAATTGGAGGACAACCTAAACCTCATTCAAAGCGACCTTTCCACCGCAAAAAAAATCCAATCGGGAATCATCTCGCATAAGGACAGAACGTTGGGAGAACTCGAGGTTATCGTGCGTTATCTGCCACTGAGCGAGGTCGGCGGCGACTTCTTCGACATCATGGAATTAAAACCGGGTTTGACTAGGGTGTTTCTCGCGGATGCGACCGGACACGGAGTTCAAGCCGCTTTAATCACGATGGCGATCAAGGCGATTTACGAATCCTTAAAACGAGGAATCTACAGCGTTACCGAAATTTTATACCATCTCAACAACGAGTTTCTCCATACATTCAAAAACTTGAATCAATTCTTCACCTGTATCGTTTTGGACATCGATACGAATTCGGGCAATGTGCGTTATGCGTCCGCCGGACATATTCCGCAATACCTCATAGGAGAAGAAGGAATTCAAAAGCTCGAAAAAACGGGAAGAATCGTAGGAGCCATTTCAAAAACTCAGTACACATCCAAAGACGTAAAGATCACTCCGAATTCAAAGCTCGTACTTTTTACGGACGGTCTTGTGGAACAATGGAACATCGACAAGGAAGAATTCGGTGAAGAACGCGTCGAAAATCTAATCCATTCCTTAAACACTCAATCCATCCGAGACGGAATCGACTCTTTGTTAAGCGAACAGGAAAAATTTCTCTCCGGTGTTTCCAAACAGGACGACATCTCAGTCATCGGAATCAACTGGAAAGGCGTTTAG
- a CDS encoding DoxX family protein produces MIDKFFQTETSWILTSIRIALGVVMLPHGAQKLLGWFGGFGFSATMGFFNSQGVPSLFAFLVIVAEFFGALGLIFGFCTKLSALGIGLTMFGAAIFVREHGFFMNWFGTQGGEGFEYHILAIAMSVALLIGGGGAFSLDALIADKLK; encoded by the coding sequence ATGATCGATAAATTCTTTCAAACGGAAACGAGCTGGATTCTTACCTCGATAAGAATTGCGTTAGGCGTCGTTATGCTTCCTCACGGGGCTCAAAAATTGTTGGGCTGGTTCGGAGGTTTCGGCTTCAGCGCGACGATGGGATTTTTTAATTCTCAGGGTGTTCCTTCTCTTTTCGCCTTTCTTGTGATCGTCGCGGAGTTCTTCGGCGCGCTCGGACTGATCTTCGGATTCTGCACGAAACTTTCCGCGTTGGGAATCGGTTTGACTATGTTCGGCGCCGCGATCTTCGTTCGGGAACACGGCTTCTTTATGAACTGGTTCGGGACACAAGGAGGAGAAGGTTTCGAATACCATATTCTCGCGATCGCTATGTCAGTCGCACTTTTGATCGGAGGAGGCGGAGCATTCTCCCTGGATGCTTTGATCGCAGACAAGCTTAAATAA
- a CDS encoding ATP-binding protein has translation MLRERNTIWIVFGFVLLLSLTLPSCGQIFQIEKPPKVVQGVLDLRSKWNFDLKGPLSLDGDWIFVWNQLYSDVSPVREKLQDQYAYVPDAWNNYPQDENGNGYPSFGYAKYKMRILLDEPQSDIAIKMLEASTAYNIYVNDQKVLSSGIVGRTKEESKPLYRPAVSAPIRLEKSNEVVIEVSNFAHSKGGVWAKVWIGKHSELTTLRERTIWLDLFITGGLFIGVLYHFSLFSLLRRERSHFFFALIGIVAIVRIVLTGERLLFTLLPNFDFDLSYRLEILSVYMGGSILALFIRSMFPKEFDKKAAYAFVFGFSALSLIVLATELAFYSKTLPVFSFLVFAECIYIVYVLIRAISNRRIGAWIGLIICLLLSLIIANDLLYANMVINTSYFISYGISIFFIAQAFIISKQFATSYHLSQKLSTDLQKSNDRLISLDKLKDEFLATTSHELRTPLQGIIGIADSLKRGAGGELSSFIESQLRMIVSSGQRLANLVNDIQDFSKLKHSDLNLRRIPVDIKQAADFTLELNRVNVDSSKLVLLNEIDNNFPPLLADEDRLQQILQNLIGNAIKFTETGSVRVSAKVLDDRYAEISVTDTGIGIPEDQQERIFEFFERLHGGDLSVAGGTGLGLTISRALVSLHGGEINVESSVHKGSRFYFTIPLSKEVKNISDTNTNPKTKRQSRLTISKSRSETNGNVHVSNKTNSAETIKQNSKIRILAVDDEPVNLEVIRNYLSLGNMESVLVKSGNEALEILKTDSDFKAVILDVMMPRMSGLEVAREIRTRFGALELPILMLSAKNRDADLISALNSGANDYLVKPFDFEQLMSRINNLLDLVQGHKNRIEHENDKREAIHKVRQKINIDLHDHLGAKLIDLKFLSEELLSGKIKPDQNLIEKIHGTVNQSIGMLREQMLKIEDLNLVSENFITGVNLVLLRRYSDAGREIDFQSEEALIQLFESHRDENALMEFFGIINEVTTNDLKYGKGISNWKFSLINHEILMEMKSESDYTLSNNRTGRGTENLIQRTAKLEGKMEISLLENVYSIRLKIKTNRFLAV, from the coding sequence ATGCTAAGAGAAAGGAATACAATCTGGATCGTTTTCGGATTCGTTCTTCTCTTATCTCTTACGCTTCCTTCCTGCGGCCAAATTTTCCAGATCGAAAAACCTCCCAAAGTCGTTCAAGGCGTTTTGGATCTAAGATCCAAATGGAACTTCGATTTAAAAGGGCCTTTGAGTTTGGACGGCGACTGGATCTTCGTATGGAATCAGTTATACTCGGATGTTTCCCCCGTACGCGAAAAATTACAGGATCAATACGCGTATGTTCCGGACGCTTGGAACAATTATCCTCAAGACGAAAACGGAAACGGTTATCCGAGTTTCGGTTATGCGAAATACAAGATGAGAATTCTTTTGGACGAACCTCAATCGGACATCGCGATCAAGATGCTCGAAGCATCGACCGCGTATAACATTTACGTAAACGATCAAAAAGTTTTATCCAGCGGAATCGTGGGAAGAACCAAAGAAGAAAGCAAACCTTTATATCGTCCCGCCGTAAGCGCGCCGATTCGTTTGGAAAAATCAAACGAGGTTGTGATCGAAGTTTCCAACTTCGCACATTCCAAAGGAGGAGTTTGGGCCAAGGTCTGGATCGGAAAACATTCGGAACTTACCACTCTCAGAGAAAGAACGATCTGGCTGGATCTTTTCATCACGGGGGGATTGTTTATCGGCGTTCTGTATCACTTCAGTCTATTCTCCCTTTTGAGAAGGGAACGATCACATTTTTTTTTCGCGCTGATCGGAATCGTAGCGATCGTACGAATCGTTCTTACGGGAGAACGTTTACTTTTTACTCTGTTGCCCAATTTCGATTTCGATCTCAGTTATCGTTTGGAAATTCTTTCGGTTTATATGGGAGGTTCGATTCTTGCGTTGTTCATTCGTTCCATGTTTCCAAAGGAGTTTGATAAGAAGGCCGCGTATGCGTTCGTGTTCGGTTTTTCCGCTTTGTCTTTAATCGTTTTAGCAACCGAGTTAGCGTTTTATTCAAAGACGCTTCCTGTATTCAGTTTTTTAGTTTTTGCGGAATGTATTTATATCGTTTATGTTTTGATCCGAGCGATTTCAAACCGACGCATCGGCGCGTGGATCGGTCTTATAATCTGTCTTCTTTTGTCTTTGATCATCGCGAACGATCTTCTTTATGCGAATATGGTCATCAACACCAGCTACTTTATCTCGTATGGAATCTCCATCTTCTTCATCGCTCAGGCGTTTATCATTTCGAAACAGTTCGCGACTTCGTATCACCTTTCTCAAAAACTTTCCACCGATCTTCAAAAGTCGAACGATCGATTGATTTCTTTGGATAAACTCAAGGACGAATTTCTTGCAACAACTTCCCACGAGTTAAGAACTCCCCTTCAGGGAATCATAGGCATCGCGGATTCTTTAAAACGCGGAGCCGGAGGAGAACTTTCTTCCTTTATCGAAAGTCAACTCAGGATGATCGTTTCCAGCGGTCAGCGTCTTGCCAATTTGGTGAACGATATCCAGGACTTTTCAAAACTCAAACACAGCGATCTCAATCTAAGAAGAATTCCCGTCGACATCAAACAAGCCGCCGACTTCACCCTGGAACTCAATCGTGTAAACGTGGATTCGTCCAAACTCGTTTTGTTAAACGAAATCGATAACAACTTCCCTCCTCTTCTGGCGGACGAGGACAGACTTCAGCAGATTCTCCAGAATTTAATCGGAAATGCGATCAAGTTTACGGAAACGGGAAGCGTTCGAGTCAGTGCGAAAGTTTTAGACGATCGTTACGCTGAAATCAGCGTAACCGACACCGGCATAGGAATTCCGGAAGATCAGCAAGAACGAATATTCGAATTCTTTGAAAGACTTCACGGCGGTGATTTGAGCGTGGCCGGTGGAACCGGACTCGGTCTTACGATCAGCCGAGCCCTCGTCTCCTTACACGGCGGGGAAATCAACGTGGAATCTTCCGTTCACAAAGGTTCTCGTTTTTACTTTACGATCCCACTTTCCAAAGAAGTTAAGAATATCTCCGACACAAATACGAACCCGAAAACAAAACGACAAAGTCGCTTAACAATTTCCAAAAGTCGTTCCGAGACGAACGGCAACGTACACGTTTCGAACAAAACGAATTCGGCTGAAACGATCAAACAAAATTCTAAAATTAGAATACTCGCGGTCGACGACGAGCCGGTGAACTTAGAAGTGATTCGCAACTACCTTTCCCTTGGAAATATGGAATCGGTTCTCGTAAAAAGCGGAAACGAGGCTCTGGAAATTCTCAAAACGGATTCCGATTTCAAAGCGGTGATCTTAGACGTGATGATGCCTCGTATGTCCGGCTTGGAAGTGGCCCGAGAAATCAGAACCCGTTTCGGCGCTCTCGAACTTCCGATTCTTATGTTATCGGCAAAGAACAGGGACGCCGATCTTATCTCCGCGCTCAACTCGGGTGCGAACGATTATCTCGTGAAACCGTTCGACTTCGAACAACTTATGAGTCGCATCAACAACCTTCTCGATCTTGTTCAGGGTCATAAGAATCGAATCGAACACGAAAACGATAAAAGAGAAGCGATCCACAAGGTCAGACAGAAAATCAACATCGACCTTCACGATCACTTAGGAGCAAAACTCATCGATCTGAAATTCTTATCCGAAGAATTGCTCAGCGGCAAGATCAAGCCGGATCAGAATCTGATCGAAAAAATTCACGGAACGGTCAATCAGTCGATCGGAATGCTTCGAGAACAAATGCTTAAAATCGAAGACTTAAACCTCGTTTCCGAAAATTTCATCACCGGTGTGAATCTCGTTCTTCTCAGAAGATATTCGGACGCGGGAAGAGAAATAGACTTTCAAAGCGAAGAGGCGCTGATTCAACTTTTCGAATCGCATCGGGATGAAAATGCTCTGATGGAATTTTTCGGAATCATCAACGAGGTCACCACCAACGACCTCAAATATGGAAAAGGAATTTCGAACTGGAAATTTTCTTTAATAAATCATGAAATTCTAATGGAGATGAAATCGGAATCGGACTACACTCTTTCCAACAACCGCACGGGCAGAGGCACCGAGAACCTGATCCAAAGAACCGCAAAACTAGAAGGAAAGATGGAAATCTCCCTTTTGGAAAACGTATATTCGATTCGATTGAAAATAAAGACGAACCGCTTTTTAGCGGTGTAA